The proteins below are encoded in one region of Pacificitalea manganoxidans:
- a CDS encoding carboxypeptidase M32, with amino-acid sequence MSALDDLMAHQRETEALAQVLGRLGWDQETVMPRGSAEQRSEEMAALESVLHSRRTDPKVAEWLERAEAELSADDALNGARLHHIRRDHARAVKVPARLAAEIARVTSVAQGRWAEARAAEDVAAFVPVLDEVLTLKREEADAIAAGDAEGTTRDRYDTMLDDYEPGATAAQLDAMFGALRPRLVALRDRVMGAAYQPPELCRDFDEAGQMTLAAEVAGAFGYDFTRGRIDKAVHPFSSGSGDDVRITTRTSVSDPFNCLYSTIHEVGHACYEQGIDPAHRLTPLGRGVSMGVHESQSRIYENQLGRSAAYTGWLHGRMTELFGDLGVDDPDDFHGVVNRVGPGHIRTESDEVQYNLHVLLRFDLEREMVAGRLAPADLEEAWNTRFEADFGVPVPRPSLGCLQDVHWSVGLFGYFPTYTLGNVYAGCLHEALRRDLPDLDTHLAAGDPGPAVRWLNTHVQQYGALRAPRDTIAHACGRTPDEGPLLEYIEAKFARIYKL; translated from the coding sequence ATGAGCGCGCTTGACGATCTGATGGCGCATCAGCGCGAGACCGAGGCGCTGGCGCAGGTGCTGGGGCGGCTTGGCTGGGATCAGGAAACGGTGATGCCGCGCGGCAGTGCCGAACAGCGCAGCGAGGAAATGGCCGCGCTGGAATCGGTGCTGCACAGCCGGCGCACCGATCCGAAGGTCGCCGAATGGCTGGAGCGGGCCGAGGCGGAGCTGTCCGCGGATGACGCGCTGAACGGCGCGCGGCTGCACCATATCCGCCGCGACCATGCCCGCGCGGTCAAGGTGCCTGCCCGGCTTGCCGCCGAGATCGCGCGCGTCACCTCGGTCGCGCAGGGCCGGTGGGCCGAGGCCCGCGCCGCTGAGGATGTCGCCGCCTTCGTGCCCGTGCTGGACGAGGTGCTGACCCTGAAACGCGAGGAAGCCGACGCCATCGCGGCGGGTGACGCGGAGGGCACCACGCGGGACCGCTACGACACCATGCTCGACGATTACGAGCCGGGGGCCACGGCGGCCCAGCTTGACGCGATGTTCGGCGCGCTTCGCCCGCGGCTGGTGGCGCTGCGCGACCGGGTGATGGGGGCCGCCTATCAGCCGCCAGAGCTTTGCCGGGACTTCGACGAGGCCGGTCAGATGACGCTGGCCGCCGAGGTGGCGGGGGCGTTCGGCTATGACTTCACCCGCGGGCGCATCGACAAGGCGGTGCATCCGTTCTCCTCCGGGTCCGGCGACGATGTGCGCATCACCACCCGCACCAGCGTCAGCGACCCGTTCAACTGCCTTTATTCGACGATCCATGAGGTCGGCCATGCCTGCTACGAGCAAGGCATCGACCCGGCGCATCGGCTGACCCCGCTGGGCCGGGGTGTGTCGATGGGCGTGCATGAAAGCCAGAGCCGCATCTACGAAAACCAGCTTGGCCGCTCTGCCGCCTATACCGGCTGGCTGCATGGTCGGATGACGGAACTCTTTGGCGATCTGGGTGTCGATGACCCCGACGATTTCCATGGCGTCGTGAACCGCGTCGGCCCCGGCCATATCCGCACCGAATCCGATGAGGTGCAGTATAACCTGCATGTGCTGCTGCGGTTTGATCTGGAGCGTGAGATGGTTGCCGGGCGGCTGGCCCCCGCTGATCTGGAGGAGGCATGGAACACCCGGTTCGAGGCCGATTTTGGCGTGCCGGTGCCGCGCCCGAGCCTTGGCTGTTTGCAGGATGTGCATTGGTCCGTGGGGCTGTTTGGCTATTTCCCGACCTACACGCTAGGCAATGTCTATGCCGGGTGCCTGCACGAGGCGCTGCGCCGTGACCTGCCCGATCTGGACACGCATCTGGCCGCAGGCGATCCCGGCCCGGCGGTGCGCTGGCTAAACACCCATGTGCAGCAATACGGGGCCTTGCGCGCGCCGCGCGACACCATCGCCCATGCCTGTGGCCGGACCCCGGACGAGGGCCCGCTGCTGGAGTATATCGAGGCGAAGTTCGCCCGGATCTACAAGCTGTGA
- a CDS encoding protein adenylyltransferase SelO: MTLHFPFDNTYAALPQRFHARMAPTPVAAPRLLLLNDALARELRLDPDALRGADGVQVLAGNAVPEGADPLAQAYAGHQFGGWSPQLGDGRAILLGEIIDTEGRRRDLQLKGSGRTPFSRNGDGRAWLGPVLREYIVSEAMAAQGIPTTRALAATATGETVQRERGLPGAILARVAASHIRVGTFQFFAARGDTDALRLLTDHVIARHYPQADGPLGLLDAVIGAQATLLARWMGVGFIHGVMNTDNCGIAGETIDYGPCAFMDTYVPEQVFSSIDHYGRYAYNRQPEIAAWNLAQLATALLPIMSEDRDAAIAQAQEAVDGFAARFQSAYMAEFRAKLGIAPDSQDDSDLVLISDLMTLMAEERADFTNTFRALAESDASTAADPRDQFLDPSRFDAWRARWQARLAAENDPHTRMRATNPALIPRNHRIEQAIAAAVSGDLAPSERLVQALARPFDPAPGTADLRNPPLQSELVRQTFCGT; the protein is encoded by the coding sequence ATGACCCTGCATTTCCCATTCGACAATACCTATGCCGCCCTGCCGCAGCGCTTCCATGCGCGCATGGCGCCGACGCCTGTCGCCGCGCCGCGGCTGTTGCTGCTCAACGATGCGCTGGCGCGAGAGCTGCGGCTTGACCCGGACGCGCTGCGCGGCGCGGACGGGGTGCAGGTGCTGGCAGGCAACGCGGTGCCCGAAGGCGCCGATCCGCTGGCGCAGGCCTATGCCGGGCATCAGTTCGGCGGCTGGTCGCCGCAACTGGGCGATGGCCGCGCCATCCTGCTGGGCGAGATCATCGATACCGAAGGCCGCCGCCGCGATCTGCAATTGAAGGGCTCGGGCCGCACGCCGTTCAGCCGCAATGGCGACGGGCGCGCATGGCTGGGGCCGGTCCTGCGCGAATATATCGTGTCCGAGGCGATGGCCGCGCAAGGCATCCCCACCACCCGCGCGCTCGCCGCCACCGCGACCGGCGAGACGGTGCAACGCGAACGCGGCCTTCCCGGTGCCATCCTCGCCCGGGTTGCCGCCAGCCACATCCGCGTCGGCACATTCCAGTTCTTTGCCGCGCGTGGCGACACTGATGCGCTGCGGCTGCTGACCGATCACGTCATCGCCCGGCACTACCCGCAGGCGGACGGCCCGCTGGGTCTGCTCGATGCGGTGATCGGCGCGCAGGCGACGTTGCTGGCCCGCTGGATGGGGGTGGGCTTCATCCATGGCGTGATGAATACCGACAATTGCGGGATCGCAGGCGAAACGATCGATTACGGCCCTTGCGCCTTCATGGATACCTATGTGCCGGAGCAGGTATTCTCTTCCATCGATCATTACGGGCGCTATGCCTATAACCGGCAGCCCGAGATCGCGGCGTGGAATCTGGCGCAGCTCGCCACCGCCCTGTTGCCGATCATGAGCGAGGATCGCGACGCCGCCATCGCGCAGGCGCAGGAGGCCGTGGATGGCTTCGCCGCCCGGTTCCAAAGCGCCTATATGGCCGAATTCCGCGCCAAGCTGGGCATCGCGCCCGACAGCCAAGATGACAGTGATCTGGTGCTGATCTCGGATCTGATGACCCTCATGGCCGAGGAGCGGGCGGATTTCACGAACACCTTCCGCGCGCTGGCCGAAAGCGACGCGTCCACCGCCGCCGATCCGCGCGATCAGTTTCTGGACCCGTCCCGGTTCGATGCGTGGCGCGCGCGCTGGCAGGCCCGCCTTGCGGCGGAAAACGACCCCCATACCCGGATGCGGGCGACCAATCCCGCGCTGATCCCGCGCAATCACCGGATCGAACAGGCCATCGCGGCGGCGGTCTCGGGCGATCTCGCGCCATCTGAACGTCTGGTGCAGGCGTTGGCCCGTCCCTTCGATCCGGCACCGGGCACCGCCGATCTACGTAACCCACCCCTGCAATCGGAACTGGTGCGTCAGACCTTCTGCGGCACCTGA
- a CDS encoding nucleotidyltransferase family protein — MTAAAGLVPVVILAAGQSRRMRGRDKLLEPLGGVAILRRQAEAALSLGVPVIVALPPAPHPRHDLLADLPVERLEVADAVEGLSHSLRAAIAALPEGTAGVMVMLGDLPGIGAPELATVLRARQNVPDAQAWQGATEDGAPGHPILLSSALFPQLADLTGDVGAGPLLRRLPEDARHLVPLPGLRARHDLDTPEDWDTYRAATGL, encoded by the coding sequence ATGACGGCAGCGGCAGGCTTGGTGCCGGTGGTGATCCTTGCCGCCGGGCAGTCGCGGCGGATGCGTGGGCGAGACAAGCTGCTGGAGCCGCTGGGCGGTGTCGCGATCCTGCGGCGGCAGGCGGAGGCCGCGCTGTCGCTGGGCGTTCCGGTCATCGTCGCCCTGCCCCCGGCCCCGCATCCCCGCCATGATCTGCTGGCCGATCTGCCGGTCGAACGGCTGGAGGTCGCGGATGCGGTTGAAGGTCTCAGCCACAGCCTGCGCGCCGCCATCGCCGCCCTGCCCGAAGGCACCGCCGGCGTGATGGTGATGCTGGGCGATCTGCCGGGGATTGGCGCGCCGGAATTGGCGACCGTGCTGCGCGCGCGGCAGAACGTGCCCGATGCGCAGGCGTGGCAAGGCGCGACCGAGGACGGCGCGCCGGGGCATCCGATCCTGCTGAGCAGCGCGCTGTTTCCGCAGCTTGCCGATCTGACCGGCGATGTGGGGGCCGGACCGCTGCTGCGCCGTCTGCCCGAAGACGCGCGGCATCTGGTGCCCCTGCCCGGCCTGCGCGCGCGCCACGATCTGGACACGCCCGAAGACTGGGACACCTACCGCGCCGCGACGGGGCTGTAA